A single Anatilimnocola floriformis DNA region contains:
- a CDS encoding helix-turn-helix domain-containing protein: MKRLSKTIHGAQQKVLCRVLQGLRAAANLRQEDVADLLGRPQSFVSKYESGERRLDVLELRTVCQALGSDLVQFVLRLEKELSETPKNARDQR, translated from the coding sequence ATGAAGCGGCTCAGCAAGACGATTCACGGTGCGCAACAAAAAGTGCTTTGCAGAGTACTGCAGGGTCTCCGTGCGGCCGCCAATCTTCGGCAGGAGGACGTGGCCGATCTCCTGGGGCGCCCACAATCGTTCGTGAGCAAATATGAATCCGGCGAGCGACGTTTGGACGTTCTAGAGCTACGGACCGTGTGCCAAGCACTAGGATCCGACCTAGTCCAGTTCGTTCTTCGACTGGAAAAAGAATTGAGCGAAACGCCAAAGAACGCGAGAGATCAGCGCTAG
- a CDS encoding DDE-type integrase/transposase/recombinase has translation MEPETGHGGPCGDSWCWTVVERHTNLVLAWHMGRRGEADADVFCAKVRTATAPKKFQISTDGLRSYIYAIAHNLGERVDYGMLVKIYKGGDNNGGR, from the coding sequence TTGGAACCGGAAACCGGCCACGGTGGCCCCTGCGGTGATTCGTGGTGCTGGACGGTTGTTGAACGCCACACCAACCTAGTTCTCGCTTGGCATATGGGCCGTCGCGGTGAAGCCGATGCCGACGTATTCTGCGCCAAGGTTCGCACGGCAACCGCCCCCAAGAAGTTTCAAATTTCAACTGACGGCCTGCGGAGCTACATCTACGCCATCGCCCACAACCTCGGCGAACGCGTTGATTACGGCATGTTGGTCAAGATATACAAGGGTGGCGACAACAACGGCGGCCGCTAA
- a CDS encoding OmpH family outer membrane protein → MVFRLSFACLSLLVVVPALHAQEAKTHKPAVIGIVNEDDVEQAHPLRKDRAAVEKKQTAEWKEGIKQRDDEIEELAKKWKALEPTSDEAKKLKLELSKLSSARNQFISKGQPRPPRYDSFSEIRQAVKAVCDREGIDLALPSQPRGGEGPLYFNQSIDITNLVIAEVEAAVAKAAKAEK, encoded by the coding sequence ATGGTCTTTCGCCTATCGTTTGCTTGCCTGAGTCTACTTGTCGTCGTCCCAGCACTGCACGCTCAGGAAGCAAAGACGCACAAGCCTGCTGTTATCGGGATCGTAAACGAAGACGATGTGGAACAAGCACACCCACTTCGCAAGGACAGAGCCGCTGTGGAGAAAAAGCAGACAGCAGAGTGGAAGGAAGGCATCAAGCAACGAGACGACGAAATCGAAGAGCTTGCTAAAAAGTGGAAGGCTCTAGAACCCACCTCTGACGAAGCTAAGAAGCTGAAGCTAGAACTTTCAAAGCTCTCGTCAGCACGAAATCAATTCATTAGCAAAGGTCAACCTCGCCCTCCGCGCTACGATTCTTTTTCCGAAATACGTCAGGCTGTTAAGGCAGTGTGCGACCGGGAAGGAATTGATTTGGCTCTGCCATCCCAACCTCGCGGCGGTGAAGGACCGCTGTATTTCAATCAGAGTATAGACATCACGAATCTCGTCATTGCGGAAGTCGAAGCAGCGGTGGCAAAAGCAGCGAAAGCCGAGAAATGA
- a CDS encoding DUF1003 domain-containing protein, whose product MPEEQQLTGVVQKNIDALLEASERYEKHKTTTDRVADAITKWSGSMAFVYLHVVFFAVWIAANVTWFGLTQFDPFPFGMLTTIVSLEAIFLSTFVLVSQNRQAALSDRRADLDLHIDLLSEREITRILQVVDAMAKHLKVDLPPQEDLEELESDVSTEQILGELDRKHGQPAA is encoded by the coding sequence ATGCCTGAAGAACAGCAGCTAACGGGCGTCGTTCAGAAGAACATCGACGCCCTACTCGAAGCCAGTGAGCGGTATGAGAAGCACAAGACGACGACAGACCGCGTTGCCGACGCCATTACGAAGTGGTCGGGCAGCATGGCGTTCGTCTACTTACACGTCGTGTTCTTCGCTGTGTGGATTGCAGCCAACGTGACGTGGTTCGGCCTCACACAGTTTGACCCGTTCCCGTTTGGGATGCTTACTACCATCGTGTCGCTCGAAGCAATTTTTCTATCCACGTTCGTGCTGGTCAGCCAAAACCGACAGGCAGCGTTGTCAGATCGACGCGCCGACTTAGACTTGCACATCGACCTGCTTTCGGAGCGCGAAATCACCCGTATCTTGCAGGTGGTCGATGCGATGGCGAAGCATCTGAAAGTCGATCTGCCGCCGCAGGAAGACCTGGAAGAACTTGAGAGCGATGTCTCGACAGAGCAGATACTGGGTGAGTTAGACCGTAAGCACGGCCAACCCGCCGCATAG
- a CDS encoding DUF1559 family PulG-like putative transporter: MKSNRLAFTLVELLVVIAIIGLLVGLLLPAVQAARESARRIQCQNNLRQVGIATLNFENARVGLPPRRQAVTPFQGWGTFILPYLEQTAISNKYDLDKNFYDAANAPLIRVKLPVFVCTSAPSQNREITVIDQMNNPTGAIGAAGDYFAANSVDAVWWPAGQKAAAADTAECPALADNARRRLAEITDGTSSTLLVAEMAGRPDNWIKGRRADSNAALQWPNWWGPWASYQSSIYRTWSADGLTVNGGACTVNCNNSWGIYSFHPSGANVLFVDGSVHLLAVGLDREIFASIVTKSGGEIIPGGAF; this comes from the coding sequence ATGAAGTCAAACCGCCTAGCATTTACGTTGGTAGAGCTGCTGGTTGTCATTGCCATCATTGGCTTGCTCGTCGGCTTGCTGTTACCGGCGGTTCAAGCTGCTCGTGAATCGGCCCGCCGCATTCAATGTCAGAACAATCTGCGGCAAGTGGGCATCGCGACGCTGAACTTCGAGAATGCCCGCGTCGGTTTGCCGCCTCGGCGACAGGCCGTTACTCCGTTTCAAGGTTGGGGCACTTTCATTCTGCCTTACTTGGAACAGACGGCCATCTCGAACAAATACGATTTGGACAAGAACTTTTACGACGCCGCCAACGCGCCGCTAATTCGAGTGAAGTTGCCAGTCTTCGTCTGCACCAGCGCGCCATCGCAGAATCGCGAAATTACCGTCATCGACCAGATGAACAATCCCACGGGTGCGATCGGTGCAGCAGGTGACTATTTCGCTGCTAACAGCGTTGATGCCGTTTGGTGGCCCGCGGGCCAAAAAGCAGCGGCTGCCGATACCGCTGAGTGCCCTGCCTTGGCAGATAACGCTCGCCGGCGCCTAGCGGAAATCACCGATGGAACATCTTCGACGTTGCTGGTCGCCGAGATGGCGGGCCGGCCCGACAATTGGATCAAAGGACGCAGAGCCGACAGTAACGCGGCACTGCAATGGCCCAACTGGTGGGGACCGTGGGCATCGTATCAATCGTCGATCTATCGAACATGGAGCGCTGATGGTTTGACCGTGAACGGCGGCGCGTGCACAGTGAACTGCAACAACTCCTGGGGCATTTATTCGTTTCATCCGAGCGGCGCTAACGTGTTATTCGTGGATGGCTCCGTTCACCTGCTGGCCGTTGGCCTTGATCGAGAAATCTTCGCTTCGATCGTGACCAAGAGTGGCGGCGAGATCATTCCAGGCGGGGCCTTTTGA
- a CDS encoding H-X9-DG-CTERM domain-containing protein has translation MNCNNFYGIYGFHEKGANVLMCDGSVRFIGLKLNGLTLARLTNRDDGQLLADDDIVGE, from the coding sequence GTGAATTGCAATAACTTCTACGGCATCTACGGCTTCCACGAGAAGGGCGCGAATGTCCTGATGTGCGACGGCTCGGTCCGTTTCATCGGCTTGAAATTGAATGGTCTCACGCTCGCCCGCTTAACCAATCGCGATGACGGGCAACTGCTGGCCGATGACGACATCGTCGGCGAATGA
- a CDS encoding prenyltransferase/squalene oxidase repeat-containing protein, protein MITAALLILAVCQVHAEAAASFLRTTQQPNGGFISDQPKPGETAKPNLRTTRTAVRVFRLLDKDIPNREKVTEFLWACYDEKSGGFAAEPGGKPDPISTSVGLMIAQELKLPTEKYLQRGLKFMDEQTEGFEQIRMVASSLEEFEATVPSAAKWVREMEAKKLANGSFGEGSGAARQTALFGVAIQRLGGKIDRDSTLRILRAGQRADGGFGSDAPDVSDLESCYRIVRLFHRLEATPERVHDLRGFIARCKKSDGGYGRTTSETSSLHGTYYATIITSWLDELEQADVNATRRRWQFEDVPLDELPKDWTIANALPALSAKWEVVERDGVRGLAQSSSAGAYKQFHLCLSDYRCVNVDIRVRLKAIAGELDQGGGVVWRYTDPKNYYIARWNPLEDNFRVYKVVDGVRSQLDSAKVPHRADWQTLRIVTYGRNIRGYLDGKLLLEAEDDQFTQPGFIGLWTKSDAVTQFADLQVVAAFKGDVEELAAPSTK, encoded by the coding sequence ATGATAACTGCTGCATTGTTGATCCTCGCTGTTTGCCAAGTTCACGCGGAGGCAGCGGCATCGTTTCTGCGAACCACACAGCAGCCAAACGGCGGATTCATTTCCGACCAGCCCAAGCCCGGCGAAACCGCCAAGCCGAACCTACGCACCACTCGCACCGCGGTGCGAGTGTTTCGCTTGCTCGACAAGGACATTCCCAATCGTGAGAAAGTCACCGAGTTTCTGTGGGCCTGCTACGACGAAAAGTCGGGCGGGTTTGCAGCCGAACCGGGCGGCAAGCCCGATCCGATCAGCACTTCCGTGGGCTTGATGATAGCGCAAGAATTGAAACTCCCGACCGAGAAATACCTGCAGCGCGGCCTGAAGTTCATGGATGAGCAAACGGAGGGGTTTGAACAGATTCGCATGGTAGCTTCCTCGCTGGAGGAGTTTGAGGCGACGGTTCCCAGCGCTGCCAAATGGGTACGCGAGATGGAAGCCAAGAAACTCGCCAATGGCTCGTTTGGAGAAGGCTCCGGCGCGGCGCGTCAAACGGCTCTGTTCGGAGTCGCCATTCAGCGGCTGGGGGGCAAGATTGATCGAGATTCCACGTTGCGGATCTTACGTGCTGGCCAGCGCGCCGACGGCGGCTTTGGTAGCGATGCGCCTGATGTTTCCGACCTAGAATCCTGTTATCGAATCGTGCGGTTGTTTCATCGTCTGGAGGCAACGCCGGAACGGGTTCACGACTTGCGCGGTTTTATCGCACGCTGCAAAAAAAGCGATGGTGGCTACGGACGAACAACGAGCGAAACGTCGTCACTGCATGGCACTTACTACGCCACGATCATTACCTCGTGGCTCGATGAACTGGAACAAGCCGACGTAAATGCAACTCGCCGCCGCTGGCAGTTTGAAGACGTACCGCTGGATGAGTTGCCGAAGGATTGGACTATTGCCAATGCGTTGCCGGCGCTCTCAGCCAAGTGGGAAGTAGTGGAGCGCGACGGCGTGAGAGGCCTCGCGCAAAGCTCCAGCGCTGGGGCATACAAGCAGTTCCATCTTTGCTTGTCCGATTATCGCTGCGTCAATGTCGATATTCGCGTTCGGCTCAAGGCCATTGCTGGCGAACTGGATCAAGGAGGTGGCGTCGTTTGGAGATACACCGATCCCAAGAATTACTACATCGCCCGCTGGAATCCGCTGGAAGACAATTTTCGAGTTTACAAAGTTGTCGACGGAGTTCGCTCGCAATTGGATTCGGCCAAAGTGCCCCATCGCGCCGACTGGCAGACACTCCGCATCGTCACCTACGGCCGCAACATCCGCGGCTACCTGGACGGCAAACTCTTGCTCGAAGCCGAAGACGATCAATTCACTCAGCCAGGCTTTATCGGCTTGTGGACAAAGTCAGATGCCGTAACTCAGTTTGCCGACCTGCAGGTTGTCGCAGCATTCAAGGGAGACGTCGAAGAATTGGCAGCACCGTCGACTAAGTGA
- a CDS encoding ankyrin repeat domain-containing protein produces the protein MNRISIVMILFMLAACAPRNEIQEPATREPIHQKYCWTAEDSFTDRKVIRLCRAIESNDIAQIERLVAEGADVNSLGKGGMTPLMWSFPGNKLDRFRRLLELGADPNVFFESDFNTKGNGFMPGQSVTELAAATRFPGYFSCVMNHGGNPKLVNPVSKHGLLIVMIHAGVPDCVERTQLFADKGGDVNQKSSDGCPAVMEAAKFFAQFNVANRLLDLGADPRAYWDDQNKKLSYIVVRYRMDEHVITDQAKSDLYDLEQRLTKIGESLEEARADKLRWRSWDWPSGEGLRKLNAERAERHAQEAVTQGRRNSD, from the coding sequence ATGAATCGTATTTCCATCGTGATGATTCTATTCATGTTGGCAGCATGTGCGCCAAGAAACGAAATTCAGGAGCCCGCGACCCGCGAGCCAATTCACCAAAAGTATTGTTGGACCGCGGAGGACTCTTTCACTGATCGCAAAGTCATCCGCTTGTGCCGCGCGATTGAATCGAACGATATCGCCCAAATTGAGCGTCTTGTCGCCGAAGGCGCGGATGTCAATTCCTTAGGAAAAGGAGGAATGACTCCACTAATGTGGTCGTTCCCCGGCAATAAGCTGGACCGATTTCGGCGGCTGCTCGAACTCGGGGCGGACCCAAATGTCTTTTTTGAAAGCGACTTCAACACGAAGGGAAATGGATTCATGCCGGGACAGTCGGTAACGGAACTAGCGGCCGCTACTCGTTTTCCCGGATACTTCAGTTGTGTGATGAACCATGGTGGCAACCCGAAACTTGTTAATCCGGTCTCCAAGCACGGACTGCTGATTGTGATGATTCACGCCGGAGTGCCAGATTGTGTGGAACGCACGCAGCTATTCGCAGACAAGGGGGGCGACGTAAACCAAAAAAGCTCAGACGGCTGCCCCGCAGTCATGGAAGCAGCGAAGTTCTTCGCACAGTTCAATGTCGCGAACCGGCTGCTCGACTTAGGCGCGGATCCTAGGGCATATTGGGACGATCAAAATAAAAAGCTATCTTACATCGTTGTCAGATATCGCATGGACGAGCATGTTATTACCGACCAAGCTAAGTCAGATCTGTACGATCTAGAACAGCGATTGACGAAAATAGGCGAATCGCTGGAAGAGGCGAGGGCTGACAAGTTACGCTGGCGAAGTTGGGACTGGCCGAGCGGCGAAGGTCTTCGAAAGCTGAATGCCGAACGCGCCGAACGTCATGCCCAAGAAGCCGTTACGCAGGGTAGGCGAAATAGTGACTAA
- a CDS encoding ankyrin repeat domain-containing protein — protein MDKLLICTILVTTSACARMENQQATTPREAFHEKYQWNAEDYFTDPKVIRLCHAIEADDIAMIERLVADGADINAQGKGRMTPLMWSFPGRKLGRFCRLLELGANPNVFFESDFNTKGHGFLAGESVTELAASSHFPRYFDFVMNHGGNPKLINPVTKNGLLIAMLRSGVPDVVDRIQLYAGKGGDLNQKSSDGCPAIMEAAKYFGQFRAVLRLMDLGANPKAYWEDENKKLAHMVVTFRNEADSLSEEAKSDLTELERRLTNVGESLDEAAADKKRWRSWDWPSGVGRKLMAAEVAERHSREAAAQAKAKE, from the coding sequence ATGGATAAGCTCTTAATCTGCACTATTTTGGTGACGACTTCCGCATGTGCTCGCATGGAAAACCAACAAGCAACCACTCCGCGCGAGGCGTTTCATGAAAAGTACCAGTGGAACGCTGAAGATTATTTCACCGATCCGAAAGTCATTAGGCTCTGTCATGCGATCGAAGCCGACGACATCGCGATGATAGAGCGTTTAGTTGCAGATGGTGCTGATATCAATGCGCAGGGTAAGGGCAGGATGACGCCGTTAATGTGGTCGTTTCCTGGGCGGAAGCTCGGCCGATTCTGCCGGCTCCTCGAACTCGGGGCAAATCCCAACGTGTTTTTTGAGAGCGACTTCAATACGAAGGGGCACGGCTTCCTTGCGGGAGAATCGGTGACAGAGCTGGCAGCGTCCAGTCATTTTCCTAGATATTTTGATTTTGTAATGAATCATGGGGGTAATCCCAAACTCATTAATCCTGTTACTAAGAACGGGCTTTTAATTGCCATGCTGCGTTCCGGCGTCCCTGATGTGGTAGACCGCATTCAGCTGTATGCGGGCAAAGGTGGGGATCTCAATCAGAAGTCGTCAGATGGTTGCCCAGCGATCATGGAAGCTGCTAAGTATTTTGGCCAGTTTCGCGCTGTTTTGCGACTTATGGATCTAGGAGCTAATCCCAAGGCATACTGGGAAGACGAGAACAAAAAGCTAGCACACATGGTCGTCACATTTCGCAACGAGGCGGATTCTCTGAGCGAAGAGGCAAAGTCTGATCTTACTGAATTGGAACGACGACTTACGAACGTTGGCGAGTCGCTAGACGAGGCCGCCGCCGATAAGAAACGCTGGCGTAGTTGGGATTGGCCGAGCGGCGTGGGGCGAAAACTGATGGCGGCGGAAGTAGCAGAACGTCACTCGCGCGAAGCTGCTGCGCAAGCTAAGGCGAAAGAGTGA
- a CDS encoding sulfatase family protein, with translation MKVFALVLAIITLITSSSVRAADSTTGAKQLPNIVLLLSDDHSYPYLSTYGSPNVKTPVLDKLAAEGMKFHRFFTGAPQCVPSRATLMTGRSPVAARMTRFSSPLPRDEVTLPELLREKGNYYTGVCGRNFHLDGAARAGAAISEVFKDHNLQTFKDRVDYLNTGSDVQVSGQVEEFLAKRPAGKPFFLWASFSDPHHVWNAPAEFRPDPKTLVLPAHWPDLPALREQLADYFAEINRLDQTIAGVLATLKKSGGLENTILVFCGDNGAALPHGKGSLYDPGSNVPFFIHWPSVIKAGGDSRTLLSGEDLAPTLLAAAGIEPGNKMSGRSFLPLLKGEKYQAREHVFVERGPHGSAPVTVNMTNAGYDLGRAVRSDRYKFIYNCTPWIPYSPVDSAGGAGWKAIQEANAADQLAAGLRATYFTTPRPVYELYDLNADPSELSNLSGKPEVAEVERDLRSALAKKMILDFDYLPLPALLGDDGLPANNKKKGGGKKQGK, from the coding sequence ATGAAAGTCTTTGCCTTAGTTCTGGCAATCATCACCCTAATCACATCTTCATCGGTACGGGCGGCCGATAGTACGACCGGCGCTAAGCAGTTGCCGAATATCGTGCTGCTGCTGAGTGACGATCACAGCTATCCGTACTTGAGCACTTACGGCAGTCCGAACGTCAAGACTCCGGTCCTCGACAAGCTCGCCGCTGAAGGGATGAAGTTTCATCGCTTTTTCACGGGCGCGCCGCAGTGTGTGCCATCGCGGGCCACTCTGATGACAGGTCGTTCGCCGGTGGCTGCACGAATGACGCGTTTTTCCTCGCCGTTGCCGCGCGATGAAGTGACACTACCGGAGTTGCTGCGGGAGAAAGGAAACTATTACACGGGTGTGTGTGGTCGGAACTTTCATCTCGATGGAGCAGCCCGAGCTGGCGCCGCCATTTCAGAGGTGTTCAAAGACCACAACCTGCAAACTTTCAAAGATCGCGTTGATTACTTGAATACGGGTAGCGATGTTCAAGTTTCCGGTCAGGTCGAGGAGTTCCTTGCCAAGCGTCCTGCCGGCAAACCATTCTTTTTGTGGGCCAGTTTCAGTGACCCGCATCACGTGTGGAACGCCCCCGCTGAATTTCGTCCCGATCCGAAGACGCTTGTCTTGCCCGCCCACTGGCCTGATTTGCCAGCATTGCGCGAACAATTGGCTGATTACTTTGCCGAGATCAATCGCCTCGATCAGACGATCGCCGGTGTGCTGGCGACGCTAAAGAAAAGCGGTGGCCTCGAAAATACGATTCTCGTTTTCTGTGGCGATAACGGCGCCGCCCTACCGCACGGCAAAGGTTCGCTCTACGACCCGGGCTCGAATGTCCCGTTCTTCATTCATTGGCCTAGTGTCATCAAGGCCGGTGGCGACTCGCGTACTCTGTTGAGCGGCGAAGACCTCGCACCGACGCTCTTGGCCGCAGCGGGAATCGAGCCAGGCAACAAGATGAGTGGCCGGAGCTTTCTGCCGTTGCTGAAGGGTGAGAAGTACCAAGCGCGCGAGCATGTGTTCGTGGAACGCGGTCCGCACGGATCCGCGCCAGTCACCGTCAACATGACGAACGCCGGCTATGATCTCGGTCGAGCGGTTCGCAGCGATCGTTACAAGTTTATTTACAACTGCACTCCGTGGATTCCGTATTCGCCGGTCGACTCGGCAGGTGGGGCGGGTTGGAAAGCCATACAGGAAGCGAACGCAGCAGACCAACTTGCGGCTGGACTCCGTGCCACTTACTTCACGACGCCTCGCCCTGTTTACGAACTGTACGACCTTAATGCCGATCCGTCGGAGTTAAGCAATCTGAGCGGCAAGCCGGAAGTTGCCGAAGTCGAACGAGATCTGCGCTCGGCCCTCGCCAAGAAGATGATCCTCGATTTCGACTATTTGCCGCTCCCGGCGTTGCTGGGCGACGATGGCCTGCCTGCGAATAACAAAAAGAAGGGTGGCGGCAAGAAGCAGGGCAAATAG
- a CDS encoding carboxypeptidase regulatory-like domain-containing protein: protein MADKKSGMIAVLLLLVLILPAFGQKAAEIKLSGQVVGEDGKPVAGVNVRSTTWPITRTSIEADREGRFKIPAEIGQTGIHALICLAESTDGRLAYVAVRQLNPKPIRLVLKQPKHLAVEVQDSEGTPLSSAPVEFLADLYTLAVGRTDAKGRTLLKVPEDANDWSVISYRAGLGFDYATANGKERTNKPLPDQVTLRLDGARTVRVRAIDRNDKPLAGIHVFPWYFRKKGYDSDINLSGRTSIDVQTNEQGIAVLGWLPQSFEEVLPIVAQSDEYHVFGDFVSLSAANPAEEVTLKLLPLEELSGRVQFADGQPAAQAKVRIVGHAEHSYFDRTILTDADGRYRLKVYAETPYVLEARKGSAVSSTRSDVVIRADKPAKGVDLELAPGVRLQGKIMSGKSQQPVPDHYISVNSTHAIAPELMAERAEKSLNSTTFSRVLQTSADGTYEVLLAPGEYQLHGPGPNRIAKLEIPKIGAAAEIVKDFQIAKPGKGPLAGKVVDQDGKPVPAALVQGRYASRDVTATLDKFNCDSNGEFLQTRRFAPLVIFSHSADGKLAGVVRSEEEEAEVKLTLRPVTTALGVLKDEEGQTLAGKTVQYGIRVYFGEPRRSGFSDSFGGESKTDENGRFKLEGLVPGEEYRVSLQLNPSTWLELTALTAKDSAPVEMGVFSVDPEADDERDLLAPRHWSIQAFANQKNLAPEKRVDVLVEEAKREHTRSLLLFGDPLDPACINLYALWVRGAAQLDKSSAGTADYTHPSELRWEFEVAALNTDRVEVRDLAKRLKADAGAKQPWLAALDEEGRLTASYSLIQQDDKLDPRSLSAWLEKQKLPQRDAQKMLDTALVQAKADDKKVFLIFSASWCGPCRLLSRFLATHKVELSKHFVFVKLDVSRDENAEALQERFPESKTGGIPWFCVLDHDGKEIVNSNLPKTTADSENANIGFPTKAEETSHFAEMLKTSAPRLSENQLKSIVGALKQ, encoded by the coding sequence ATGGCCGACAAAAAGTCAGGGATGATCGCAGTTCTGCTGCTGTTGGTTCTTATTCTTCCGGCATTCGGTCAAAAAGCCGCGGAAATTAAGTTGTCCGGTCAAGTTGTGGGCGAAGATGGAAAGCCGGTTGCCGGCGTCAACGTTCGCTCGACAACTTGGCCGATTACACGCACTTCAATCGAAGCCGATCGAGAAGGACGTTTTAAGATTCCAGCCGAGATCGGCCAGACAGGTATTCACGCCTTAATTTGTTTGGCCGAGTCGACGGACGGTCGTTTGGCATACGTCGCGGTCCGCCAATTGAACCCCAAGCCAATTCGCCTAGTTCTCAAGCAACCGAAGCACCTCGCAGTCGAAGTACAAGATTCCGAAGGAACGCCTCTGTCCAGCGCACCGGTGGAGTTCCTCGCGGATCTGTACACGCTCGCTGTTGGTCGAACGGATGCCAAGGGCCGAACGCTGCTTAAGGTTCCCGAAGACGCGAACGATTGGTCCGTGATTTCTTACCGGGCTGGTCTCGGGTTCGATTACGCAACTGCGAACGGCAAAGAACGAACCAACAAGCCACTGCCCGATCAAGTCACGCTCAGGTTAGATGGCGCACGCACGGTTCGCGTTCGCGCAATCGATCGAAATGACAAACCCCTAGCAGGCATCCACGTTTTTCCTTGGTACTTTCGCAAAAAAGGATATGACTCAGACATCAACTTAAGCGGTCGCACGTCAATCGACGTCCAGACGAATGAGCAAGGGATAGCCGTGCTTGGCTGGCTGCCGCAGAGCTTCGAGGAAGTTTTGCCGATCGTGGCACAGAGCGACGAATATCATGTCTTCGGCGATTTTGTTTCTCTGTCAGCTGCGAATCCCGCGGAGGAAGTGACGCTCAAGCTGCTTCCGCTGGAAGAACTCTCGGGACGAGTCCAGTTCGCCGATGGTCAACCCGCAGCACAGGCCAAAGTAAGGATTGTCGGTCATGCGGAACATTCATACTTCGATCGCACGATTCTGACCGATGCGGACGGACGCTATCGCCTGAAGGTCTATGCCGAAACGCCCTACGTTTTGGAGGCGAGAAAAGGTAGCGCCGTTTCATCGACTCGCAGCGACGTAGTGATACGCGCCGACAAGCCAGCGAAGGGCGTTGACCTCGAATTGGCGCCGGGCGTGAGGCTGCAAGGAAAAATTATGTCTGGAAAATCGCAGCAACCAGTACCTGACCACTATATCTCGGTCAACTCGACACACGCGATCGCCCCCGAACTGATGGCGGAACGTGCTGAAAAATCACTCAATTCGACAACCTTCTCGCGCGTACTTCAAACGTCGGCCGACGGAACTTACGAAGTCTTGCTCGCTCCGGGTGAGTACCAGCTGCATGGCCCTGGGCCAAACAGGATTGCCAAATTGGAGATTCCCAAAATCGGAGCGGCTGCGGAAATCGTGAAGGACTTCCAAATCGCAAAGCCTGGTAAGGGACCACTAGCGGGCAAAGTGGTCGATCAGGATGGCAAGCCGGTTCCTGCTGCGCTGGTGCAAGGTCGCTATGCATCGCGGGACGTCACGGCAACGCTCGACAAGTTTAACTGTGATTCTAACGGAGAGTTTCTACAAACACGTCGCTTCGCCCCACTCGTCATCTTTTCACATTCGGCCGACGGAAAATTAGCGGGTGTTGTGCGGAGCGAAGAGGAAGAGGCCGAAGTGAAACTGACGTTGCGCCCGGTCACGACGGCGTTAGGAGTGCTAAAGGACGAGGAGGGCCAAACGCTCGCAGGAAAAACCGTCCAATACGGGATTCGCGTTTATTTTGGTGAGCCGCGGCGCAGCGGATTCAGCGATAGTTTCGGCGGCGAATCAAAGACTGACGAGAATGGCCGATTTAAACTTGAGGGGCTTGTTCCGGGCGAAGAGTATCGCGTCAGTTTGCAGCTCAATCCTAGCACTTGGCTTGAACTTACCGCGCTGACCGCCAAGGATTCGGCGCCAGTCGAAATGGGCGTTTTTTCGGTGGACCCTGAAGCAGACGACGAGCGAGATCTACTTGCGCCAAGACATTGGTCGATCCAAGCATTTGCGAATCAGAAAAACCTTGCGCCGGAAAAACGAGTTGATGTGTTAGTGGAAGAGGCCAAACGCGAACACACACGTTCGCTGTTACTATTTGGCGATCCGCTGGATCCGGCCTGCATTAACCTTTATGCGCTGTGGGTTCGTGGTGCAGCGCAACTTGACAAGTCAAGTGCGGGCACAGCGGACTACACACATCCTAGTGAACTACGCTGGGAGTTTGAAGTCGCAGCGTTGAATACGGACCGCGTCGAAGTTCGTGATTTGGCCAAGCGACTGAAGGCCGATGCGGGCGCAAAGCAACCGTGGCTGGCTGCTCTAGATGAGGAAGGCCGATTGACTGCGAGCTATTCACTAATTCAGCAGGACGACAAGCTTGACCCACGTAGTCTCAGTGCGTGGCTTGAAAAACAGAAATTGCCGCAGCGCGACGCTCAGAAAATGCTTGATACGGCGCTGGTTCAAGCGAAAGCAGACGACAAGAAGGTTTTCCTCATTTTCTCGGCATCCTGGTGCGGTCCATGCCGGCTGCTGTCACGATTTCTCGCGACTCACAAAGTCGAACTCAGCAAACATTTCGTCTTTGTGAAGCTCGATGTCAGCCGTGATGAAAACGCCGAAGCATTGCAAGAGCGTTTCCCCGAAAGCAAGACAGGCGGGATTCCGTGGTTCTGCGTTCTGGATCACGACGGCAAAGAGATCGTGAACTCTAACTTACCGAAGACGACAGCCGACAGCGAGAACGCCAACATCGGCTTCCCTACCAAGGCAGAGGAAACGTCACACTTTGCCGAAATGCTGAAGACCTCAGCGCCACGATTGTCTGAAAATCAACTGAAGTCAATTGTTGGTGCGCTGAAACAATAG